The following coding sequences are from one Hyalangium gracile window:
- a CDS encoding TIGR04563 family protein yields MAGTDKRKQSLYFPEEMLKEIQEEANRQDRSLSWVVQQAWKIARERIKAFPAVNDVTGDERQDPREE; encoded by the coding sequence ATGGCAGGCACCGACAAGCGCAAGCAATCCCTGTACTTCCCCGAAGAGATGTTGAAGGAGATCCAGGAGGAGGCGAACCGACAGGACCGCTCTCTGTCGTGGGTCGTTCAGCAGGCATGGAAGATCGCCCGCGAGCGCATCAAGGCGTTCCCGGCCGTCAATGACGTCACCGGCGACGAGCGCCAGGATCCTCGTGAGGAGT
- the tilS gene encoding tRNA lysidine(34) synthetase TilS, translating to MITSTLVAAYRHFGLAGRSVLLAVSGGADSSALLVGTALVRAQLGLSVEVATLDHGLRPEAADEVRAVERLAALHSLPCHVRQLHLRPGTSMEVRARQARYEALEELRSERGLMAVATAHTANDQAETLLMRLARGTALRGAAGILPRRGTFVRPLLELTREQIEAFLQEQGTGFVTDPMNADVRLFRTRIRQEVLPTLTRAAGFPVVERLASFARLAAEDEALLDGMAESAWQRLLLEGGALDAVGLRALEPPLRRRVLARLLVQEGVAVDDATLRRASEAVERGGSATLSRGLQLRSSGGLVRCVRPRAAVRGSLSLEGEGTTGVLEGTGWSFRLGGSQATPGALHLALPAQTRWPLTVRTRNPGDRIRGPRGSRKLQDVFVDLRVPAERRDLQPVVTDAEGQVLWVPGLWTPPEAGAAVAGPSLWAIPPSPSNRGSGSL from the coding sequence TTGATCACCTCGACACTCGTGGCGGCCTACCGGCACTTCGGGCTGGCAGGCCGCTCGGTGCTGCTGGCTGTCTCGGGGGGCGCGGACTCGAGCGCACTGCTGGTGGGCACGGCGCTCGTGCGAGCGCAGCTGGGGCTCTCGGTGGAGGTGGCCACGCTGGACCACGGGCTGCGCCCCGAGGCGGCGGACGAGGTGCGAGCGGTCGAGCGGCTGGCGGCCCTCCACTCGCTCCCGTGCCATGTGCGCCAGCTCCACCTGCGACCCGGCACGAGCATGGAGGTGCGTGCGCGTCAGGCGCGGTACGAGGCGCTGGAGGAGCTCCGCTCCGAGCGTGGGCTGATGGCGGTGGCCACCGCGCACACGGCGAATGATCAGGCGGAGACGCTGCTGATGCGGCTGGCCCGAGGCACCGCCCTGCGAGGCGCGGCGGGCATCCTGCCGAGGCGGGGCACGTTCGTCCGCCCGCTGCTGGAGCTCACGCGCGAGCAGATCGAGGCCTTCCTCCAGGAGCAGGGCACGGGCTTCGTGACGGATCCGATGAATGCCGATGTCCGCCTCTTCCGGACGCGCATCCGTCAGGAGGTGCTCCCGACGCTCACTCGGGCGGCGGGCTTCCCGGTGGTGGAGCGCCTGGCCTCCTTCGCCCGACTGGCGGCCGAGGACGAGGCCCTGCTGGACGGCATGGCGGAGAGCGCCTGGCAGCGGCTGCTGCTCGAAGGAGGGGCGCTGGACGCGGTGGGGCTCCGCGCGCTCGAGCCTCCGCTGCGACGGCGCGTGCTCGCGCGCCTGCTCGTCCAGGAGGGCGTCGCCGTGGATGACGCGACCCTCCGACGGGCGAGCGAAGCGGTGGAGCGCGGAGGCTCCGCCACCTTGAGCCGCGGGCTCCAGCTCCGGTCTTCAGGTGGGCTCGTGCGCTGTGTCCGCCCGCGCGCCGCCGTGCGCGGCTCGCTCTCCTTGGAAGGAGAGGGCACCACGGGCGTGCTGGAAGGAACGGGGTGGAGCTTCCGCTTGGGTGGCTCACAGGCCACGCCGGGTGCGCTTCACCTGGCCCTGCCGGCGCAGACCCGCTGGCCGCTCACCGTGCGGACGCGAAATCCAGGGGATCGGATCCGAGGGCCTCGCGGTTCGCGAAAGCTCCAGGACGTCTTCGTGGACCTTCGCGTGCCCGCCGAGCGTCGAGATCTCCAGCCGGTGGTGACGGACGCGGAAGGGCAGGTGCTCTGGGTTCCGGGGCTCTGGACTCCACCGGAGGCGGGGGCAGCCGTTGCCGGGCCGAGCCTGTGGGCGAT